TTTTCTCTATGTATCCTGGGAGGGAGGCGTACGTAAAGTTACTGAAAAAAATTTACAAGAAGAGTGACAATTGTTTACTCTAGTGGAACTCTTCAAATTGAAGTGTCGTAGATATGTTCTTTATGTTTTCTTGGAATAGCCTTCACGTGTTGTAGTTCTTGTAGCCTTGATGTCAATCATCGTCTATGCATCTATGTGTATGAGTTTCAACTATGCAATGTTTTGAGCAATTTTGACATTAATTAGAAGGAATATGACGTGGTATAGGTTCATGCGAACATGGCAGATGTATCAGTAGTGATGCCGAGAGAAGCCGCCATTGCTTATAACTTTGCGGTTCTTTTATCTTGTTTAAGATAAGGCATTCACTACCTATCCATATCTCTAAAATATTACTGTAACTCTTGTTTTCTTTTTTCACTCGGTATATTAGTGGTGGACTGTTGGCAATATATTCTTAATATACAATGATGGCCACAAGTTTAATTTTCTTATGCATAGACGTTATAAGTGATTAGGTAGAGGGACTCTAGGTAAAGAAACCTAGAGTTATACTCAAAATCACTTGAACAACTCTAAAATTTATAAACGATGCCTTATCAAATCATCTATAAATTTCCATTTGTATTTTTATTACTTCATCAAAATCATCCAATTAACTTCAAAATTCACCTAAATCCCACTAAAATTAAACCACCCCAAAGCCTTTTAAAACCTCTAGTCCAATACACCCCCTTAGTATAGATGAGATTGAAAATTGGTATTCTAAATTTGCAAACTTGCTTAAAATCGTTGTATGTAGATCAACACATAAACGACGTCGCATCGTTTTCATCTACCTTCCTTTTAGTAATTGATACTCCGCTTCATCGTCAGATCTGATCAAATCTCTTCACCGACATCAAAAAGCTCCGGCGAAACCCAAACAAATCGGCAGAATGTCTCACAACGATACGATTCCGCTCTACCAATCGTCCCAATCAGACATCGACGAGATCGAGAACATGATGAACGGCGGACTCCAATCGGGTCCCGGAACCGTCCTCCCCGCGCGTCCGCCGAGCCCGATCCGTCCCTCGATCCCCGTCTCATCCTCTCCCTTCGTCCAATCCAACCTCCCTCCGCTTCCGCCGTCTTCATCCTCCGTCCCAGCCCCTCCGTCGCTTCCGCCGGCAGTTAACTTCGGCAGCTCGGAAGGCTCGAAGACGATCGGATTCGGGTCTCCGCCGAACACGTTGACGGAGCCGGTGTGGGACACGGTGAAGCGGGATCTGTCGAGGATCGTGAGTAACCTGAAGCTGGTGGTGTTTCCGAATCCGAATCGGGAGGATCCTGGGAAGGCGCTTAGGGATTGGGATCTGTGGGGTCCGTTTTTCTTCATTGTCTTCTTGGGCCTTACGCTTTCGTGGTCTGCTTCGGTTAAGAAGGTAATCAAAATCTTAGCTTTTAACGTGCCCTTATTACATATTCTAGATACTGCACTGATGTAACCTTTAATTGATCTTGTTACATAAGCTTACGTGGCCAAAACGATGGCTGTGGTTGGTACAATAGAATGATGAATCTTTGGGAGTTTCTCTCGAATGATGCTTCTAGTTTTGATTTCTTAAACTAAGGAATCCCTACTGCTGTCAGGTTTTGGTTTTAGAACTGATTCAAAGAGCAAAAACCAACGCATATGGTGCTCTCTTGCTTGTAATTTTAGGTTTCATTACTCTCTCATGTCTTGCCTTAGCAGCATGTTATGTCTAGGATCTGATTCATGATTAACCATATTGTAAAATTTAACCTTTTAGTGGTTGTAGTCACGTAAGCCAATGTGGGCAAAAGGATGGTTGGGGTCGGTCTTTCAGATATTCCTGCTTGTAAAATGGTTTATGAACGTACTGAATAAGAAAATGTGAAATCAATAGGTTAGAAGAAGGCTGTTTTGTTGTTTTTTAATGCACTTGATCTATGCGTGATATATCTGAAAAGATATCTCTGTTCGCTTTGGGCAATTGTCTAAATGTTATTAACTTTTAGTCATATGGATATAAGCTACATCTGTGTTTTCATTGCCATCTAAAATCGTCCTTTCTTTGCATTTCCATCCCAGGCTCGAGTCCCTGAAGTCACAAAGCATTACATTTTTTTTCATATCTTCTAGAAAAAAATTGCATTTGGTCTCACTTCCGTTTCTCTGTAATGTTCAGTCAGAAGTGTTTGCCGTGGCATTTGCACTACTTGCAGCTGGAGCGGTGATCCTCACACTAAATGTACTGCTCCTGGTAAGTACACATCTGATTCATGTAGTAATACAAGCCAACATACTCTTCGATTTCTTCTTGTCACAACTTCGGTTTTCGCTGTCCTGAAACAATATGCAATAAACAGGGAGGACATATAATCTTCTTCCAAAGCCTAAGCCTTTTGGGATACTGTCTATTCCCACTGGACGTTGGAGCAGTGATCTGCATGTTGAAGGACAATGTTATACTGAAAATGATCGTAGTCACTGTGACCCTTGCCTGGAGCTCGTGGGCTGCTTATCCTTTCATGAGCGCCGCCGTGAACCCAAGAAGAAAGGCTCTTGCACTTTACCCGGTCTTCCTCATGTATGTGTCTGTTGGATTCTTGATCATTGCCATTGATTAATACGTACCATATTTCAGTTTGAAATCGTTTGGTATACAGAGTAGTTAGAAGTTTTCCCAGCTGCGTTTTAATCTGAGTTTCAATGAGATCATATGTATAATATGTTCTTCAGCACCTTTTTCTGTTAAACTCTGGTCTGAGTTTATATGTTTTTGCTCCGTGTATGAAACTTGCTGTTTTTTTTTTTGAGAAGGTATATAAAATATGTAAGACCTTGATATATCATATGCTTCAAATTGGTCATACATTTTCAATCCATAGCTATTTTTAATTCCAGATAAAAATCAGGTATCCTCTTCTAAGATAGAATGTTATTTGTAATAAATAACACAATTCTATCAAAGCGGTCAAATTATGACGATATAATGTTATTAAGAAATTAATAAAATTATGTTGTTGTTTTTTTGGAGAGGGTGTGATTAGAAAGGTTCTGTTTTATATAACAAGATAAGGATAAATACAATATTTATTATATGAATTTCTCACTGATATACTAATATCAATAAATTAGTTGTTATCCCATGCATTACACAAGCCACCCTCCATAGTTTAAATCAACTAAATCACATTGAGTTTGTGTATATTAATTTGTGAAGAAAACAGTCTCAAAAGATGAGTCATTAGCATTTGACTCTTCTAAACCATTAATTAAAAGAAAAAGAGTTTATTATTTCAATTGTGTTGGCAAACAGTCAATGTTGTTGGGCCACAAGTGGGTGGACCCAGAAAGCTTTGAGATGACTATATTGTCTTGCCATTAAAAAAAAAGAAATAAATCATTTCATAAAGTCTGGTCGATTATTAGTGCAGGCTTCAATAAACGACCTTTTAAATTGAAAGTGTGAAGAAGCGGAAAAGATTCATTCTCTTTCTTGCGGAAGAAAAAGGAAGAAGAGAAGAGGAGCAGAATCTGTTTTGGGTTTTCTCCTCTTGGCCTAGCTCGAAGACCCTTTCGTTGATTGAATCTTAATTGAGAGTTTTTGATTGATGATGGTTGCTAAAAGCTTCGATCTTTGGCAAAAGGATGTCTTTTTCTCCGCCGCCGAGGAGGTTCAACAATCTGCCGATACGTAATGTCCTTTTCATTTATTGATGCTTTGTGAGGTTGAAAGATGGTTCCTTTTAGACTAGTATGTTTTTGTTTTATCATCATCTAAAGTGATGACTTCTTATGTGTATTTGATTCATGTTATGAGCTGTGTTTGTGTTGTTTTTAGTCAATATAGTGCCATTATCTGTGTGTGTTTGCAGGATGGAATCTGCATATAGGTTGTGGATTAAAGAGAAGAGAGAAAGTGGTCGAGTCTCTGTAGAATCAGACCACCTCTGCAATGAACTTCAAGCAGCTTTGAGCACAGCTAAATGGCAGGTTTGGTAAAACAGCTTCACACAATTAAAAAAAAAAAAAAACATATTCTTTTGAATCATTCCCATGAGTGGTGTTGTGATTTTTGCAATCAGCTGGAAGAGTTTGAGAGGGCAGTGAGGTTGAGCCATGGGCGTTGTCGAGACGACACCACGTTGACTAGGCACAAACAGTTTGTCTCCGCTATCGAAAACCAGATTCATCGAGTGCAGTCTGCTTTGAGTGAGAACGGGGAACAGCCTTTGCGTTGGGTGGATCTTAACAAAGAGGAGCGTGATGACCTTGCCATGTTTCTGTCTGGATCTTCTCAGACATCTGAGAGTTTCAGCAGTGAAAGCATCAACTTGAGTAGATGTTACGGTGACTGTGTGATAGACATTGACGACGAGAGAGGTAGCCCTGAAAGTGCTGGTAATAGAAA
The DNA window shown above is from Brassica oleracea var. oleracea cultivar TO1000 chromosome C3, BOL, whole genome shotgun sequence and carries:
- the LOC106328943 gene encoding protein YIPF6 homolog; protein product: MSHNDTIPLYQSSQSDIDEIENMMNGGLQSGPGTVLPARPPSPIRPSIPVSSSPFVQSNLPPLPPSSSSVPAPPSLPPAVNFGSSEGSKTIGFGSPPNTLTEPVWDTVKRDLSRIVSNLKLVVFPNPNREDPGKALRDWDLWGPFFFIVFLGLTLSWSASVKKSEVFAVAFALLAAGAVILTLNVLLLGGHIIFFQSLSLLGYCLFPLDVGAVICMLKDNVILKMIVVTVTLAWSSWAAYPFMSAAVNPRRKALALYPVFLMYVSVGFLIIAID
- the LOC106328223 gene encoding uncharacterized protein LOC106328223 isoform X1: MMVAKSFDLWQKDVFFSAAEEVQQSADTMESAYRLWIKEKRESGRVSVESDHLCNELQAALSTAKWQLEEFERAVRLSHGRCRDDTTLTRHKQFVSAIENQIHRVQSALSENGEQPLRWVDLNKEERDDLAMFLSGSSQTSESFSSESINLSRCYGDCVIDIDDERGSPESAGNRNGTRRTWSSPNVPDISALRINVPLEEEENKRYVSQTEATPKEKGYKPLFWMQRFRDYNQLFDRVRYYQRRFGVPLTRPVRIPFNRPVQLILSLALLLSLLCEFIFSLGFGSHIVSSESFKFSVFVSSLAVLFRVY
- the LOC106328223 gene encoding uncharacterized protein LOC106328223 isoform X3, with protein sequence MMVAKSFDLWQKDVFFSAAEEVQQSADTMESAYRLWIKEKRESGRVSVESDHLCNELQAALSTAKWQLEEFERAVRLSHGRCRDDTTLTRHKQFVSAIENQIHRVQSALSENGEQPLRWVDLNKEERDDLAMFLSGSSQTSESFSSESINLSRCYGDCVIDIDDERGSPESAGNRNGTRRTWSSPNVPDISALRINVPLEEEENKRYVSQTEATPKEKGYKPLFWMQRFRDYNQLFDRVRYYQRRFGVPLTRPVRIPFNRPVQLILSLALLLSLLLLFRVY
- the LOC106328223 gene encoding uncharacterized protein LOC106328223 isoform X2; this translates as MESAYRLWIKEKRESGRVSVESDHLCNELQAALSTAKWQLEEFERAVRLSHGRCRDDTTLTRHKQFVSAIENQIHRVQSALSENGEQPLRWVDLNKEERDDLAMFLSGSSQTSESFSSESINLSRCYGDCVIDIDDERGSPESAGNRNGTRRTWSSPNVPDISALRINVPLEEEENKRYVSQTEATPKEKGYKPLFWMQRFRDYNQLFDRVRYYQRRFGVPLTRPVRIPFNRPVQLILSLALLLSLLCEFIFSLGFGSHIVSSESFKFSVFVSSLAVLFRVY